A region from the bacterium genome encodes:
- the pafA gene encoding Pup--protein ligase, producing MQKRIYGVETEYGIIFTPEGRKTLPVEKAIRFLFEKLITTEHFLNVFLENGARFYQDTGCHPEYATPECASPRQLIVYDRAGERILEDLQDYAESKIREERIAGKLSIFKNNTDFVGNSYGCHENYLVDRDVDFYYLAEQLIPFLVTRQIYTGAGKVFQTQDGVHYCISQRAQHIYQKISGTTTNDRSIINTRDEPHADRERYRRLHVIVGDSNMSEYTNFVKIGTCAIVLQMIEDNYINKDFTLRNPVKAIKDISCDTTCKRKLRLDNGREYSPIEIQREYCEMAQKYMEQYPVSDELKESVGMWQHVLDCLDDDPNKLSRQIDWVIKRNLIESYVDKHGSRWADPRVFMLDLQYHDIRVNRGLYYLLERKGAVDRILNDEEINKAKTEPPHDTRARMRGEFIKLARQNGIQYDLDWSNIRLGNLLNVRVICNNPFETDTEKVAELVRTIQKTNLRKTSLSKLVIQS from the coding sequence GTGCAAAAGCGGATCTACGGAGTCGAGACCGAATACGGAATCATCTTCACGCCCGAAGGGCGGAAGACGTTGCCGGTCGAAAAGGCGATTCGCTTCCTCTTCGAGAAGCTGATCACCACGGAGCACTTCCTGAACGTGTTCCTGGAAAACGGCGCACGCTTCTACCAGGACACCGGTTGTCATCCGGAGTACGCCACGCCGGAGTGCGCGTCGCCGCGGCAGCTGATCGTCTACGACCGGGCCGGTGAGCGCATCCTCGAGGATCTGCAGGATTACGCCGAGAGCAAGATTCGCGAGGAGCGGATCGCCGGCAAGTTGTCGATCTTCAAGAACAACACGGATTTCGTCGGCAACAGCTACGGCTGCCACGAGAACTACCTCGTCGATCGTGACGTCGATTTCTACTACCTGGCCGAGCAGTTGATTCCGTTCCTGGTGACGCGCCAGATCTACACCGGTGCGGGCAAGGTCTTCCAGACCCAGGACGGCGTGCACTACTGCATCAGCCAGCGTGCCCAGCACATCTACCAGAAGATTTCCGGCACCACGACGAACGATCGCTCGATCATCAATACCCGCGACGAGCCCCATGCCGATCGCGAGCGCTATCGCCGCCTGCATGTGATCGTCGGCGATTCGAACATGAGCGAGTACACGAACTTCGTGAAGATCGGGACGTGCGCAATCGTCCTGCAGATGATCGAAGACAACTACATCAACAAGGATTTTACGCTCCGCAATCCGGTCAAGGCGATCAAGGACATCTCCTGCGACACGACCTGCAAGCGGAAGCTTCGCCTCGACAACGGGCGCGAGTACTCACCGATCGAAATCCAGCGCGAATACTGCGAGATGGCCCAGAAGTACATGGAGCAGTATCCGGTTTCCGACGAGCTCAAGGAGAGCGTCGGAATGTGGCAACACGTGCTCGACTGTCTGGACGACGATCCGAACAAGCTCTCCCGCCAGATCGACTGGGTGATCAAGCGCAACCTGATCGAATCCTACGTCGACAAGCACGGCTCTCGCTGGGCCGATCCCCGCGTCTTCATGCTGGATCTCCAGTACCACGACATCCGCGTGAACCGCGGACTCTATTATCTGCTCGAGCGCAAGGGAGCGGTGGACCGCATCCTGAACGACGAAGAGATCAACAAGGCGAAGACCGAGCCGCCCCATGATACGCGCGCACGAATGCGCGGTGAGTTCATCAAGCTCGCCCGCCAGAATGGCATCCAGTACGATCTGGATTGGTCGAATATCCGCCTCGGCAACCTGCTCAACGTCCGGGTGATCTGCAACAACCCGTTCGAGACGGACACCGAGAAGGTGGCCGAGCTGGTGCGCACGATCCAGAAGACGAACTTGCGCAAGACCAGCCTTTCGAAACTCGTCATCCAGTCCTGA